CACGAATTGCCAACGTAGGGCTCCAAGTCCGCCGGCGGGGGGGTGCCAGAGCAGGGCGACGATCGCGTTCACCACCGGCGCGCCCGCGAAAATGATCGACATGACCACGGCCGGACTGCCCTTGGCGCCGAAGGCCAGGAGCACGCAAAAGGCGCCCGCGGCGCCAACCAGCCCTGCCAAGAGAGACCAGACCATGCCCTTGCCAGGGAAGCTCCAGTCGGTCCCGCTCGTCGCCAGGATAACCAGGGGACCGACGATCGCGGTAATGAAATAGGCCACGCCGACAAAGAGAAACGCTTTGTAGCGCCCCAGGGTCGGATCGCCCATCGAGGTTTGGCCTTCGTGCAAGAAGAGGCCATAGAGACCCCAGGTCGCCACCGTCATGAGGGCAAAGATCAGCCATGCTGTCCCGGATCCTGCTGCGCCGCTCGCCATCGATCGAACTCCTTCTGTCTTCAACTCGGCCGCCGCATAACGGCCGACGGTTGGTTCCGCCGAAGGTAGACTTCGGAAGCGGGGGAAGAGTAACACCGGTGAGAGTCGAGTCGAGTAACTAAGCGGATGCCGGGCTACGCCTATCCTCTTCTCATCGCGGCGGGATTCGTGGCCGGTTTCGTCAACACGCTCGCCGGCAGCGGGTCTCTGGTGACGCTGCCGGCGTTGATCTTCCTCGGTCTGCCGCCGACCGTGGCCAATGGCACGAATCGGCTGGCGATTCTGATGCAGAACGTGGTCGCGGTGTCGCGATTTAGAGACTTCGGCGTTCTGGAGATCCGCAAGAGTGGCTGGCTGGCCTTGCCCGCCGTGTTTGGTGCGATCGTTGGGGCGCGCCTGGCGGTGGACCTGGACGAGGAGATTCTGCGGCGCACGATCGGCGCCCTGTTTTTGCTGCTGCTGCCGGTCATCGCATTTCGGCCGCAACGCTGGCTAGTGGGTCGACAGTCGGATCTGCCCGGCCATGGTTGGGCGTTGTGGGTCGGGCTCTTCCTGGTCGGGGTCTATGGTGGCTTCATTCAGGCTGGAGTGGGGATCTTCCTGCTTGTGTGCCTGGTCCTGGGCGCCGGCTATGATCTCGTGCGCGCCAATGCGATCAAGGTCCTGATTGTCCTGTGCTTCACGGTCTTCGCGCTCGCCGTGTTCATCCGCCACGACCAGGTTTCCTGGCTGCCGGGCCTGACGCTGGGGATAGGCAACATGGCCGGCGCCTGGTGGGCGACGCGCCTCGCGACCGAGCGCGGCGCTCGCTTCGTCCGTTGGCTTCTTCTGATCGTGGTGGCGGTGTCGGGAGTTCTGCTGGTCGTCGGCTGGAATCGATGAAGGCAAGAAACGGGTGGCCCGGTGTTCCGGGCGCGGCTAGGGTACGGGCATGATGACGGAACAACGATCCACTGACTACGCGCGAGTCGAGCGCGCAATCGGCTTTCTCGCCGAGCGTGTCGAGGAACAACCCAAACTGGCCGAGGTCGCGAATGCCGTCGGGCTGAGCGGCAACCGGACCCAGCGCCTGTTCAAGCGTTGGGCCGGAGTCAGCCCGAAGAGGTTTCTCGAGTTTCTGACGGTCGAGCATGCCAAGCATTTGCTCGATCGGTCCATCAATGTCCTCGACACCAGCCTGGCGGTGGGCCTCTCCGGTCCGGGCAGGCTGCACGATCATTTCGTCAAGCTCGAGGCGATGTCTCCGGGTGAGTACAAGAGCGGGGGGCACGGCCTCGAGCTCGTCTTCGGAGTTCACGCGAGCCCGTTCGGCCGGGTCTTTCTGGCCGCCAGCGGTCGAGGCATCTGCCGGTTGGCGTTCGTGGACGGCAGTGAGCGCCAGGAGATCACCGAGCTGAGTCGATCGTGGCCTGCGGCAGCGATCACCCGAGATCAAGCACACACCGGCGAGTTGGCCGGACGGATCTTCGAGCCGAGCGACGACGCCAGCGAGATTCTGGTGAGGGTGAGCGGCACGAACTTTCAGCTCGCGGTCTGGAAGGCTCTACTGGGAATTCCTCGAGGAAGCCTGGTGTCCTACGAAACCGTGGCCAACGCGGCCGGTCGTCCCGGAGCCACCCGCGCGGTGGGGAGCGCGGTCGCGGCCAACCCGGTGGCCTACTTGATTCCCTGTCACCGGGTGATTCGCAAGAGCGGCGTTCTGGGCAACTATCGCTGGGGAGTGACGCGCAAGCAGGCCCTCGTAGCTTGGGAATCGGCCCGGAGCAGGTTCCCCGCGGCTTGAGAGTCAGTCCGGCTCGGCAACCAGCACGGTAGCTGCCGCTTCGCCCTTGCGGCGCAGGCAGGAGCCCTCGGGGAGCCCGAGGTCGAGCGCCCATTCCGACAAGAGTGTGATCGCCGCGGTGTAGTCGGTCAGCTCGAGGTCGAAGCGGTACCAACCGGATCCGATACCGCCACCGAGCACCTCGCCGGCTCCGGCCGCGATCAGACGCCGATCGAGAGGCTCTTCCAGCTCGGAGACGGTGTCAAACGAGCAGAGGTCGTCCGGCAGCAGGAGCTCGGCGTGAATGATGGCTGAACCCATGGGGAAGAAGCTCGGATCTCCGTTCGGCTGTCGATGTTAAACTGGTATCTGCTCGGGCGAGCATTCTGCTCGTCCTTTTTTCGTAAGTCCGATGCGGCCAGTCCAGGCGAAACGAGTCCCCTTGTCAGCCGGCTGTCTAGTGCTCGTGGCACTGGTCTCGACGCCGGTTCGTGCCGATCTCGATCCCGAGGGCTGGCAGAACCTGGAGTCGGCCTCGTTCCGGCTCTTGAGCAACGGCGACCCGGAGCTCAGTACCGAGATTCTCCTGGATCTCGAGCGCTTCCGGAGGGCTTTCAACGAACTCGCACCGGGGATCGACTCGAGCTTTCCGGTTCCGACCCGGATCGTCGCGTTTCGCGATGCCGACTCGTACGCGCCGTTCAAGTCGGAGAGCGATTCGACGAGCACTCGGATACTGGGCCAGTTCCTCGGCCACCGAGACGGCAACTTCATAACCTTGAACGCCGACCCGAGGATGAGCGGCGGTCTGGGCATCATCATCCACGAGTACGTGCATCACATCGTGAACCAGAATCTCCCGGGCGTGCCTCGTTGGTTGAACGAGGGCCTTGCCGAGTACTACAGCACGTTCGGTGTCGAGAGCGGGTTTGCGGTGATCGGTCGTCCCGTGGACCGTCATTTGCGCTGGTGGCGGCAGAACCGGGACGTGTCAGTGTTGGAGGTCGTCGGAGAGGCTCGGGACGCTCCGATCCACTCTCTCGGAAGCGCAGGCCGGTTCTATGCCGTATCGTGGGGTCTCACGCACTATCTCCTCTCGAGGCCTCGAGGCGCGGACCTGCTTGCGGCCTACCTCGAAGAGGTGGCGTCGGGTTCCGATCGCAGCGAGAGCTTGCTTTCGGTTCTCGGAGTTTCGGGGCGCGAGCTCGAATCCGAGCTGCGCCGTTACGTCGTGGCCGAGTCGCTGCCGACGACGAGCCTGGCGCTCGAGGATCTCGGCCATATCGGGATCGAACAAACTGCGGCCTCGCCGAGCACGGTCCTGACGGTGCTGGGGGAACTGGCCGCCCGGCTCGGTCATGAACGGCACGCCGAGGAGCTCTTCGACCTGGCGCTGGCTCACGAGCCCGAAAGCGCGGAAGCGTTGGCCGGGCTTGCAGGTGTCAGGGATGATCAGGGCAGAATCGAGGAAGCGGGTGTGTTGTTCGACCAGGCCCTTGCCCTGGGACCCCGCTCGGCACGGTCGTACTTACGCTACGGCCGTCATCTCTTGCGGCGCTTGGAGCTCGCACGCCGGGACGAGACAGGACGTCCGGAGGAGCTGGCTCTCGAGGCCAAGACCGCCTTTCTCGCCGCAACGGTTCTCGAGCCGTCCTACGCCGAGGCTCAAGTCATGCTGGCCTTTGTTCATCTGTTCGAGGGACTCGAGGCGGAAGACGGATTGGTCTTCGGTGAGCGCGCCCGAGAGCTTCTTCCGACGCGGGTCGAAATCGTTCACACCTTGATTCGACTCAACCTGAAGATGGGCTCGACGGACCGTGCCCGCGCCCTTCTCGAAGGCCCGCTCGCCGTCCTGGCCGAGCGCGAGCTTCAAGAGAGGGTGCGACGCGAGATTCGACGGGCCGAGTTCTTGCTGGCCGCGCGGGCCGCGCTCGCCGACGGTCGCTGGGACGAAGGGCTCGAGCTCTTCGACCGGGCGATATCCCAGACCGAGGACATCGAGGTCAGATTGCAGATGGAGGAGCAACTCGAAAAGCTCGGGGAGCGCGCAGATCGCGAAAGAGCCAGAATCGGCGACTCTCGGTAGTTCTCCCGAGGCGATGCGAGGAGCAAGACATTGAACCAGCAGCCCGATTCGAAACGTGCGCATTCGATCGATGAGCTCGTGCAGGATCGGCCTCTACTGCCATTTCTACCGCTGATCTATGTCGCCTGGGCCGACGGCGAGCTCAGTAGCGGCGAGATCGAGGCAATCGCAGAGCAGGTCGCCTCGCAAGGAGGTCTCGACCCGGGGTGCCGAAGACGTCTGGCCGGCTGGCTCGATCCGGCCGACCCGCCATCGCCCAGAGAGCTGGCGGCGATTCTGAGGACGATCCGTCAGATCGCGCCGGCGCTGCCCGACGACGCCAAGTTGACCCTGGCCGGTCTAGGCTGCCATCTGGTGGAGAAAGACCTCGACGGGCGCACGATGGCCGCCGACCCGGTCGTGGAGTCCACTCTGGCCGACCTCGAAGCGGCGGTGGGGCTCGCCGGAGCCGAAGCCTCGCGCGAGCTTCTGAGCGGGGCTCGCCCGGCGCCGGAAGGGGAGCCCGAGCGTGAACGGGCTTCATTCTCACCATCGGTTCTGCAGGAATCACTGGATGCGCCCTACGCTTCCGTTCGCGACCGTGTTCGGCAACTCTTGAGCGAGTCGGAGTTCCACTACCAGTGGGAGATGGATCGCGCGTCTCATCGCCGCCTGGTGACTCGCTGGTGCCGGCGGCTTGCCGAAGAGGGGCTCGGGGCTCTCAGCTTTCCCGGAGCCTACGGCGGAGCCGACGATCTGGGGGCTTTCATCGCGGTCTTCGAGACTCTGGCTCATCATGACTCCAGCCTCCTGGTGAAATTCGGCGTCCAGTTCGGACTCTTCGGCGGCAGTGTTTTGCAGCTTGGAACCGAGCGACATCACCGCGCCTATCTCGAGTCGATCGGCAACATGTCCCTGC
The sequence above is a segment of the bacterium genome. Coding sequences within it:
- a CDS encoding sulfite exporter TauE/SafE family protein is translated as MPGYAYPLLIAAGFVAGFVNTLAGSGSLVTLPALIFLGLPPTVANGTNRLAILMQNVVAVSRFRDFGVLEIRKSGWLALPAVFGAIVGARLAVDLDEEILRRTIGALFLLLLPVIAFRPQRWLVGRQSDLPGHGWALWVGLFLVGVYGGFIQAGVGIFLLVCLVLGAGYDLVRANAIKVLIVLCFTVFALAVFIRHDQVSWLPGLTLGIGNMAGAWWATRLATERGARFVRWLLLIVVAVSGVLLVVGWNR
- a CDS encoding methylated-DNA--[protein]-cysteine S-methyltransferase; this translates as MTEQRSTDYARVERAIGFLAERVEEQPKLAEVANAVGLSGNRTQRLFKRWAGVSPKRFLEFLTVEHAKHLLDRSINVLDTSLAVGLSGPGRLHDHFVKLEAMSPGEYKSGGHGLELVFGVHASPFGRVFLAASGRGICRLAFVDGSERQEITELSRSWPAAAITRDQAHTGELAGRIFEPSDDASEILVRVSGTNFQLAVWKALLGIPRGSLVSYETVANAAGRPGATRAVGSAVAANPVAYLIPCHRVIRKSGVLGNYRWGVTRKQALVAWESARSRFPAA
- a CDS encoding DUF1570 domain-containing protein encodes the protein MSAGCLVLVALVSTPVRADLDPEGWQNLESASFRLLSNGDPELSTEILLDLERFRRAFNELAPGIDSSFPVPTRIVAFRDADSYAPFKSESDSTSTRILGQFLGHRDGNFITLNADPRMSGGLGIIIHEYVHHIVNQNLPGVPRWLNEGLAEYYSTFGVESGFAVIGRPVDRHLRWWRQNRDVSVLEVVGEARDAPIHSLGSAGRFYAVSWGLTHYLLSRPRGADLLAAYLEEVASGSDRSESLLSVLGVSGRELESELRRYVVAESLPTTSLALEDLGHIGIEQTAASPSTVLTVLGELAARLGHERHAEELFDLALAHEPESAEALAGLAGVRDDQGRIEEAGVLFDQALALGPRSARSYLRYGRHLLRRLELARRDETGRPEELALEAKTAFLAATVLEPSYAEAQVMLAFVHLFEGLEAEDGLVFGERARELLPTRVEIVHTLIRLNLKMGSTDRARALLEGPLAVLAERELQERVRREIRRAEFLLAARAALADGRWDEGLELFDRAISQTEDIEVRLQMEEQLEKLGERADRERARIGDSR